A stretch of Pseudomonadota bacterium DNA encodes these proteins:
- a CDS encoding reductive dehalogenase, which yields EGPTISNNSGIYKWYIDPEKCLDFWARNNGSCGNCVRVCSYNKLPGKLHDMARFLIKHASWLNPVLVGMDKLVGYGSRVKTEDAWK from the coding sequence AGAGGGGCCCACAATATCGAATAACAGCGGTATATACAAATGGTATATCGATCCTGAAAAATGCCTCGACTTTTGGGCACGCAACAATGGGAGTTGCGGAAACTGCGTCCGTGTCTGCTCCTACAATAAGCTGCCGGGTAAGCTGCACGATATGGCGAGATTCCTGATTAAACACGCATCCTGGCTGAACCCTGTTCTTGTCGGGATGGACAAGCTGGTCGGCTACGGCAGTCGGGTCAAGACGGAAGATGCCTGGAAATGA
- a CDS encoding YihY/virulence factor BrkB family protein, with amino-acid sequence MKHERNNQSAGMFFIVIKESIGSFLGHNNFEMSVALASYGFFSIIPLLFFVAYLFGSYDALSQQVIKGIENLLQHVLPNFNMFTIKEFYFSTSYRITWGFISLSLIFVSLMSVSDSLRTAFLKIFNITREISFLRVQLINIATTMLMLALFIVLVAGEMAYISFARPFIDSIPFLKGSGDVLASLIVTSVCMVMVYIAFPPKRLKACHIVTISIITAILLVTMKNLFTHFLSFNPDYGIAFGSLKTFFIMIIWVYYSFLVILFGAEIIVNIGKKDALLLKKLFLSVENIEKIPERFINRYTRVYNMDDIVFTEGEHGDVMFFIVSGTVSISRKNQIIRTMKRGDYFGEMSMLLNAPRTATVITLEDNTRIVVISQENFETILKESPEVVLTILKEMTLRLKLTNESI; translated from the coding sequence ATGAAACATGAAAGAAACAATCAGTCTGCCGGGATGTTTTTTATTGTCATTAAGGAATCCATAGGATCTTTTCTGGGTCACAACAATTTTGAGATGTCCGTTGCCCTTGCTTCATACGGTTTTTTTTCGATCATTCCGCTCCTCTTCTTTGTGGCGTATCTTTTCGGCAGCTATGATGCCCTTTCTCAGCAGGTCATCAAGGGTATTGAGAATCTTTTGCAGCATGTATTGCCGAACTTTAATATGTTCACGATAAAAGAATTCTATTTTTCCACCAGCTACAGAATCACCTGGGGTTTTATCAGCCTGTCCCTGATCTTTGTGTCTCTGATGTCTGTAAGTGATTCCCTGCGGACGGCCTTCCTTAAGATTTTTAATATTACACGGGAGATATCCTTTCTCCGGGTACAACTTATCAATATAGCGACAACAATGCTTATGCTCGCCCTGTTCATTGTCCTTGTCGCAGGTGAAATGGCATATATATCATTTGCGCGCCCATTTATTGATAGCATACCTTTTCTTAAGGGCAGCGGGGATGTCCTCGCATCATTAATAGTGACAAGTGTGTGCATGGTCATGGTTTATATTGCATTCCCGCCTAAAAGGCTCAAGGCCTGTCATATTGTAACAATATCCATCATTACCGCCATCCTCCTTGTCACGATGAAAAACCTCTTTACCCATTTCCTGAGCTTTAATCCTGATTATGGTATCGCCTTCGGTTCCCTGAAGACATTCTTCATAATGATCATCTGGGTGTATTACAGTTTTCTGGTAATCCTCTTTGGTGCTGAAATCATAGTAAATATCGGAAAAAAAGATGCCCTTCTATTGAAAAAACTATTTCTCAGCGTAGAAAATATTGAAAAAATCCCGGAAAGGTTCATCAACAGGTATACCAGGGTATATAACATGGATGATATTGTTTTTACGGAGGGAGAGCATGGCGATGTCATGTTCTTTATCGTATCCGGGACAGTCAGTATAAGCAGAAAAAATCAGATTATCAGAACTATGAAGAGAGGCGACTATTTCGGCGAAATGTCTATGCTCCTCAATGCTCCGAGGACAGCAACTGTAATTACATTGGAAGACAACACGCGGATTGTTGTCATTTCACAGGAGAACTTTGAAACTATCCTGAAGGAAAGCCCCGAGGTTGTCCTTACTATTCTTAAAGAAATGACCTTACGGCTCAAATTAACAAACGAAAGTATCTGA
- a CDS encoding ABC transporter ATP-binding protein, with the protein MKLLEAINLEKSFGGVKAVDNMSFYVREGETLGIIGPNGAGKTTVFNLITGFYSPDGGMIKFSDKHITGVPPYKLSHLGISRTFQNMRLFNNLTVFENILSAVLAGKSYGLLSALFRTDNYFALEGKAEEKARGLIDFFGLSGKEDYPAGSLPYGEQRRLELARALSTGPRLLLIDEPGAGMNPREVLDFVDTIKVIKDKYSLSIIIIEHQMKLVMGISDRIVVMDFGEKIMEGVPSEVKKDKKVIEAYLGEALE; encoded by the coding sequence ATGAAATTGCTGGAAGCAATAAACCTTGAAAAAAGTTTTGGCGGCGTGAAGGCTGTTGATAATATGTCTTTTTATGTACGGGAAGGCGAGACACTCGGCATAATAGGGCCCAACGGCGCCGGCAAAACCACAGTATTTAATCTTATTACCGGGTTTTACAGCCCCGATGGAGGCATGATAAAATTCTCTGATAAACACATAACAGGGGTTCCCCCCTACAAACTGTCACATCTCGGAATATCGCGCACGTTTCAGAACATGAGGTTATTCAATAATCTAACTGTTTTTGAAAACATCTTATCGGCTGTACTTGCCGGGAAGAGTTATGGTCTGCTTTCTGCTTTGTTCCGAACCGACAATTATTTTGCTTTAGAAGGAAAAGCCGAAGAAAAAGCAAGAGGTCTTATCGACTTTTTCGGGTTATCCGGTAAGGAAGATTATCCTGCCGGCAGCCTGCCTTATGGGGAACAGAGAAGGTTGGAACTCGCACGGGCACTTTCGACAGGACCAAGATTATTACTCATCGATGAGCCGGGTGCGGGCATGAACCCCAGAGAAGTGCTTGATTTTGTGGATACAATAAAAGTGATAAAAGACAAATATTCTCTCTCAATAATCATCATAGAACACCAGATGAAGCTTGTCATGGGCATTTCCGACAGGATAGTCGTAATGGATTTTGGTGAAAAAATCATGGAAGGCGTGCCCTCAGAGGTTAAAAAGGACAAAAAAGTGATTGAGGCATACCTTGGAGAAGCATTGGAATGA
- a CDS encoding ABC transporter ATP-binding protein: MLKINGITVNYGVIKALHKVTLEIRPGEILSVIGANGAGKTTLLKTIAGLLKPQGGNIEFEGREISGLKPEKIVKCGITMVPEGRRVFPDLSVKENLELGGYSLHDRHLKKELYGLILTTFPRLGERLKQPAGTLSGGEQQMLAMGRALMANPKLLLLDEPSMGLSPIITKEIFALIQFINKEKHISMILVEQNAHIAMEHSQRTNVLENGSIVMEGESSALKHDARVTEAYLGI; the protein is encoded by the coding sequence CTGCTCAAAATAAACGGCATCACGGTAAATTATGGCGTAATTAAAGCCCTTCATAAAGTAACATTAGAAATAAGACCGGGTGAAATCCTCTCTGTCATTGGTGCAAACGGCGCCGGAAAAACTACCCTTTTGAAGACTATTGCCGGTCTCCTTAAACCGCAAGGCGGTAATATTGAGTTTGAAGGCCGGGAAATAAGCGGGCTTAAACCTGAAAAGATAGTAAAGTGCGGCATCACGATGGTGCCGGAGGGAAGACGGGTATTCCCCGACCTTTCGGTAAAGGAGAACCTTGAACTCGGTGGATATTCACTTCATGACAGACATTTGAAAAAGGAGCTATACGGGCTCATTCTTACTACTTTTCCCAGGCTTGGTGAACGTTTGAAGCAACCTGCGGGGACCCTGTCAGGAGGCGAGCAACAGATGCTTGCCATGGGGAGGGCGCTTATGGCCAATCCAAAGCTCCTGCTCCTTGATGAGCCTTCTATGGGGCTTTCACCTATTATTACAAAAGAAATATTTGCGTTGATACAGTTTATAAATAAAGAAAAGCATATATCAATGATACTTGTTGAACAGAATGCCCATATAGCAATGGAACACTCTCAGAGAACCAATGTCCTTGAAAACGGGAGCATTGTCATGGAAGGCGAATCATCAGCGCTCAAGCACGATGCGAGGGTTACAGAGGCATATCTGGGCATATAG